From the Polaribacter gangjinensis genome, the window TGATAAGCGTCAGTAAGATTCGCAAATTGTATTTCTAATTGGTTATGAACTGGATTTGGAAAAATCTTAATGTTTTTATCTTTAAGAGTATTGTCATTAATTCCTAAACTAGCTGTTTGATACACTCTTACATAATCAATTTCCATAGCACTTTCAGTAAATGAACTGGTTACATTTGGTAACATTGCAACATTAAAAAGCAAATATTGTGGAGCATCATAAGGCCAATTTTGAATATTTTTAGGCGAAGGTTCATAGGTGTAATGTACAATGTCATCTACACTAAAAACCATTTTATTAGCATCCCAATAAAGGGTATATGTATGAAACTCAGTAGACGCATTTGCAATCATTCTACCCCCTTTATTGATTGTTCCTCCAAAACTTGATCTATTGTGTAAAGCGCTTTGTACAAAGTTTTGATTATCTCCCCAATGTTCTATAATGTCAATTTCTCCACAATCTGGCCAAGGAGTTGTTCCATGAGTTGCTGCAAAATAACCTCCTGTTTCAGTAATATTTTGGCCTAACATCCAAAGAGCTGGAAAAGTACCAACTCCAAAAGGCATTTTGGCTCTAATTTCAACTTTACCATAGGTAAAAGCATATTTAGAGTTGAGTCTTGCCGATGTAAAATTCTTGGTAACATTATTAAATGTGTAATTTTCTCTTTTAGCTACAATTTTTAATGTCCCATTGCTTTGGTAAGAATTATCTGTTCTGTCTGTGTAATGTTGAATTTCTCCATTTGCCCAAGTAGTTCCTCCAATAATAGGTATTACTTGATGATGCCATTTTGCTGCATCAATTGCCCCATTTCCATCAAATTCATCAGACCAAACTAAGGTGTCAAAGTTAATGTCGGTGTTATTGTTATTGCTTTCTGGAAGTGTACCATCGTATAAAAAATCATCAATAAAAGCAATTACTTGATCTGTGTTATTTTCACCATTTACTTGTAATAAAACTCTGTTGAAATCGGTTCTATTAGTTGGAATTGGAGAATTTGAATCTAGATTTATATAGGTGTCATTTTTAAAATCAAACGTTACTGTTTGCCAAGTATTCAAAGAAATTGTTTTGATAATCTCTGATTGTGTTGACCAAGGAGCATTAATTTTATTATTCTGTAATTTTAATGAAATTTGATTGGTTTGATTTCCTGTGATGCCACTTGAAGGCACATAAATTTTAAGAGAAAAAGTGTGTTTTTCTGATAAATCGAAATTTTTAGGAACATCAAATTTCACATTGGCATACTGTCCTCCATTATCTTGATATCTTAAAACGGTATTTGAAGTATTGATTCCTGTTTTAAAAGGATTTGCAAATGAAGCATTGATTGTGGTGGCATCTGCATCCCAAGATGAAATGGTGCCATTTCCCTCAAAATCATCTTCCACTTTTTCCTGTGAAAATAAAGAAATTGAAAAAACTAGAAGAAAAGTAGTAATGATTTTTTGCATAATTTGAATTTTAATTTTTCAAATATAAAGGTTTAATAAGTAAAACTTAAGAAAGCAACCTATACTTTACCCAAACAAACCAATGTTTTAACGTTCTTTTTTGAAAGTAATACACTCATTTTATAAAAGAGTCTGTTTTTTTATCATATCCAAAAGGGCAATGTTTACAGCCGCTTTTGCAACAATAGCCTCTTTTTAGGTGGTATTTTTCTGTAAAAACTTTAAAACCTTCATCATTTAGATAAAAGTCATCATCTTCTAATTCAATTCTGGGTCTAAACATGTTGCAAAAATAGATGATTTATCGAAATTGCAAACGCTTGTCTTTGATTGAATTTATGCGCAACACTTTATAATCTAGTATATAATTTTGATACAAACGCCAAGGAAATTGGGTTCCTTGCTTTGGTAATATATTTTTTGCTCTGTGAATATATCCAGAATCTAAGTTGATCAATGGCAATTCGCCTAAAGAATCTTCAATTATAGAGGCTTTAAAACTTTTAAAATTATTTTTATCCATATACTTCAACACTCTCGAAATATATTCGCTTGTCAAATCGCTTTTCAACGTCCATGAAGCATTGGTGTATCCTGCAAAAATGAAAAAATTAGGTAGCTCACTAAGCATCAAACCTTTGTAAACAAATTGTTGTGTAATGTCAAAATCAACTGAATCAATTTTGATTTTTGCGCCTCCAAAAGGCAATAATTGCAAACCTGTGGCACTGATAACAATATCTGCTTCTAAGGTTTTACCAGAACTTAATTGGATGCCGTTTTCTACAAAAGTATCGATAGTATCGGTTTCAACAAAAGCTTTTCCTTTTTTGATGGCTTTGAAAAAATCACCATCAGGCACCAAACAAAAACGCTTATTCCAAGGATTATAATTAGGAGAAAAATGAGTGTCTACAGGAAAATCTCCCAATTGTTTTTTGATACCTTTTAAGATAAACTTTTTCATGGTTTCAGGATATTTTCGGCAGAGATTGTAAAAAATCATGTCAGCCAAAATATTTTTTGCCCTTACAAACATGTGCGCAATCTTTTTGGGGAATATTTTTTTTATGGTTTTTGCAATTTTATCTTTATTAGGTAAAGCTGCAATATAGGTTGGCGAACGTTGCAACATGGTTACTTTTTCAACAGCATTCGCAATTGCGGGTACAATTGTTACAGCAGTAGCTCCACTACCAATAACAACAACTTTTTTATTGGTATAATCAATACTTTGATCCCATTTTTGTGGATGAAAAAAAGCTCCTTTAAAATCGGCTAATCCTTTAAAATCAGGTGTATATCCGTTGTCATAATTGTAATATCCACTGCAATTGAAAATAAATTGAGCAGTAAAATACTGTTCGCTTTTTGTGGTTGGATGAATTGTTGTAACCGTCCATAATTGCTTGGTAGTATCAAAATTATAGGAAATTACTTTTTGATTGAATTCAATATGTTCTTTGACCTTATATTCTTTAGATGCTTCGTTTAAATAGCTTAAAATGGATGGAGCATCAGCAAATGATTTGTCATCATTCCAAGTTTTAAAAGAGTAACCAAATGTGTACATATCTGAATCTGAACGAATTCCAGGGTATTTAAACAAGCTCCAAGTGCCACCAATTTCTTCTCTAGCTTCTAAAATTTTGTATGTCTTTGTGGGATTTTTGCGATGTAAATGACAAGCAGCTCCAATTCCAGATAATCCTGCACCAATAATAATGATATCGTAATTCATTGTAGTCAGTTATTTTTTGTTGACATTTCTCTTTTTCTCATAGGCATTCCATCAATAATAGCAAACAATTTTTCTGTTGATAAATTCGTTGTTTGCGCCAATTTGATTCCGCCATCCAAACCAATTAACCAAATTTTAAAATTGGCTTTTTTAGGATTGAATTTGGTAAAAAGTTCGCTCGAATTTCTCCAAGTGCTTTCAAAATTAAAGAGAAAATCAGTTTTTGTAAAACTGTAAACGACCAATTTTCGATCTTTCAATTCATTGTTTTCTTTTTCTAGTAAAGATATTTGTTGCTGATAATCAGCACTATTTTTATCCTCAGTAAATATCAATAAAACCCTGTTTTTCCAGAGATGATTTTCCATAGTTTGACCGAATAAAACTTGATTACAAACTAATACAATGAAAAATAAAAGTCGCATCAATAATTTTGATTATTCTGTTGCTTTTTTAAAAGCATTTTCTCCACCAACAACTGGAATTTTTAAAATTGTTCCAGACAAATCAATTGTCAATTCAGTACCTGGTTTTGGCAATAAAGTGTATTCGCTATCGCTTGAAAAAATTAGCAAACCAATTTGTTGTCCTTTTTTAATGATTTGATCATCAGGCTGAAAGTCAAAAGTCATTTCATAAAATTTACCAACTTTTAAGGGTTGACTTTTAGAAATTGATTGATAATTCTGCAAATCTGCCCAACCACGAGTGATGATATTATCCGTAATTTTTGAGCCTCTTCCTTCATTCCAAGGTAATGAAACCAAATACACAGATAAATTTACAGCAGCTTTTGAACTTGCTGCTTTTACAGTAATTGATGCCAAACCTGAAATGTGTAGGTCTTCTTTTAAAATGGGACTCACATACAACAAACGATGATTGGTTTCATCCGCTTTTGCTAATGATTCTGCTGAAAATGAATAATTGTCCACCAACGTTTCTTTGCTTTTATCATTGGAATTATTGATAGATAAACTTCCTACTTTTGGAGCTCCTTTTCCAAGATAAAAAGTCAAATTTTCTGCATCCGGATTTGGATAATTTTTATAAGAAGTTGGATTGTCCATTTTGTCATTTT encodes:
- a CDS encoding family 16 glycosylhydrolase; the encoded protein is MQKIITTFLLVFSISLFSQEKVEDDFEGNGTISSWDADATTINASFANPFKTGINTSNTVLRYQDNGGQYANVKFDVPKNFDLSEKHTFSLKIYVPSSGITGNQTNQISLKLQNNKINAPWSTQSEIIKTISLNTWQTVTFDFKNDTYINLDSNSPIPTNRTDFNRVLLQVNGENNTDQVIAFIDDFLYDGTLPESNNNNTDINFDTLVWSDEFDGNGAIDAAKWHHQVIPIIGGTTWANGEIQHYTDRTDNSYQSNGTLKIVAKRENYTFNNVTKNFTSARLNSKYAFTYGKVEIRAKMPFGVGTFPALWMLGQNITETGGYFAATHGTTPWPDCGEIDIIEHWGDNQNFVQSALHNRSSFGGTINKGGRMIANASTEFHTYTLYWDANKMVFSVDDIVHYTYEPSPKNIQNWPYDAPQYLLFNVAMLPNVTSSFTESAMEIDYVRVYQTASLGINDNTLKDKNIKIFPNPVHNQLEIQFANLTDAYQGAIYDLTGKKVHSFNQQASKNSIDVSFLKDGFYVLNIQSGSFSKNFKIIKN
- a CDS encoding DUF5522 domain-containing protein, which produces MFRPRIELEDDDFYLNDEGFKVFTEKYHLKRGYCCKSGCKHCPFGYDKKTDSFIK
- a CDS encoding flavin-containing monooxygenase, translating into MNYDIIIIGAGLSGIGAACHLHRKNPTKTYKILEAREEIGGTWSLFKYPGIRSDSDMYTFGYSFKTWNDDKSFADAPSILSYLNEASKEYKVKEHIEFNQKVISYNFDTTKQLWTVTTIHPTTKSEQYFTAQFIFNCSGYYNYDNGYTPDFKGLADFKGAFFHPQKWDQSIDYTNKKVVVIGSGATAVTIVPAIANAVEKVTMLQRSPTYIAALPNKDKIAKTIKKIFPKKIAHMFVRAKNILADMIFYNLCRKYPETMKKFILKGIKKQLGDFPVDTHFSPNYNPWNKRFCLVPDGDFFKAIKKGKAFVETDTIDTFVENGIQLSSGKTLEADIVISATGLQLLPFGGAKIKIDSVDFDITQQFVYKGLMLSELPNFFIFAGYTNASWTLKSDLTSEYISRVLKYMDKNNFKSFKASIIEDSLGELPLINLDSGYIHRAKNILPKQGTQFPWRLYQNYILDYKVLRINSIKDKRLQFR
- a CDS encoding DUF4174 domain-containing protein yields the protein MENHLWKNRVLLIFTEDKNSADYQQQISLLEKENNELKDRKLVVYSFTKTDFLFNFESTWRNSSELFTKFNPKKANFKIWLIGLDGGIKLAQTTNLSTEKLFAIIDGMPMRKREMSTKNN